From a region of the Podarcis muralis chromosome 16, rPodMur119.hap1.1, whole genome shotgun sequence genome:
- the MTMR3 gene encoding phosphatidylinositol-3,5-bisphosphate 3-phosphatase MTMR3 isoform X13 — protein MDEETQHSLECIQANQIFPRKQLIREDENLQVPFPELHGESTEYVGRAEDAIIALSNYRLHIKFKESIVNRVCKLAACELSVPLQLIESVECRDIFQLHLTCKDCKVIRCQFSTFEQCQEWLKRLNNAIRPPSKIEDLFSFAYHAWCMEVYASEKEQHGDLCRPGEHVSSRFKNEVERMGFDMNNAWRISNINEKYKLCSSYPQELIVPVWITDKELESVAGFRSWKRIPAVVYRHQGNGAVISRCGQPEVSWWGWRNADDEHLVQSVAKACASDSKSNSSKLVNGNCSRDFSNGGDLSDVEFDSSISNASGAESLAIQPQKLLILDARSYAAAVANRAKGGGCECPEYYPNCEVVFMGMANIHSIRKSFQSLRLLCTQMPDPGNWLSALESTKWLQHLSVLLKSALLVVHAVDRDQRPVLVHCSDGWDRTPQIVALAKLLLDPYYRTIEGFQVLVEMEWLDFGHKFADRCGHGENSDDLNERCPVFLQWLDCVHQLQRQFPCSFEFNEAFLVKLVQHTYSCLFGTFLCNNAKERGEKHTQERTCSVWSLLRAGNKAFKNLLYSSQSESVLYPVCHVRNLMLWSAVYLPCSSPSTPADDTCAPYPVPGSSPEDQPLGRLPKTRSFDNLTMAGDSSVPTTNRRSSDPSLNEKWQEHRRSLELSSLGNPEDDPFDGECVSKQGRTLVGAELSVAVAEGQMENILQEATKEEVSLEECVRGVPETASKEGGEDTALDKESRTENLDSSTDNMGGKTELDTATLLDNPVSSPQMDLQGAFELQGQDELHYDVQKPSQVKELRPGFLGNAVNSNIQRSEEDSVSRLPVEVKIPQGTPQPSLPFPVLHEMGTSNMESSTETLTENGAKTELIQNVSCHWLHPMDNSAGELSRTVESRPENEDSIELHKLAADLNRTTKSSSLHDPMPSPCALPLADYKEIVCNGELEPENKVAESPAGFSVTQKYPAPNGHCVNGEEGRVKASLSRQVSAASCSSAPLHLRNLHHKWVHAIPGRQQTANSPDQPARSHLDDDGMPIYADVIQQRLRQIESGHQQEVETLKKQVQELRSRLESQYLNSSLRFNGDYGDEVVTRWLPDHLAAHCYGCDSAFWLVSRKHHCRDPDRVDQT, from the exons ATG GATGAAGAGACTCAACACAGCCTTGAATGCATCCAAGCTAATCAGATCTTCCCCAGGAAGCAGCTGATCCGTGAGGATGAGAATCTCCAG GTCCCGTTCCCCGAACTTCATGGGGAGAGCACTGAATACGTAGGTCGAGCTGAAGATGCCATCATTGCACTTTCCAACTATAGACTTCACATCAAATTTAAGGAATCAATTGTGAAT AGAGTCTGTAAACTTGCCGCTTGTGAGCTCTCA GTTCCATTGCAGCTTATAGAGAGTGTTGAATGCCGGGATATATTTCAGCTTCACTTGACTTGTAAGGACTGCAAAGTTATcag atgtCAGTTCTCTACTTTTGAGCAGTGTCAAGAGTGGCTTAAACGGCTGAACAATGCCATCCGCCCTCCTTCAAAGATAGAGGATCTCTTTTCATTTGCTTACCACGCCTGGTGTATGGAGGTGTATGCTAGTGAAAAAGAACAGCATGGTGATTTGTGTCGACCAG GAGAACATGTAAGTTCGAGATTTAAAAATGAGGTTGAACGGATGGGTTTTGATATGAACAATGCCTGGAGGATCTCCAACATCAACGAGAAGTACAA GCTTTGTAGCAGCTACCCTCAAGAACTCATAGTTCCTGTTTGGATCACAGACAAAGAGCTGGAAAGTGTGGCAGGCTTCCGATCTTGGAAACGCATCCCTGCTGTGGTTTACAG GCATCAGGGCAATGGGGCGGTCATTTCCCGTTGTGGGCAGCCAGAGGTCAGCTGGTGGGGCTGGAGAAATGCTGATGACGAACATCTTGTCCAGTCAGTGGCCAAAGCTTGTGCCTCAGATTCCAAGTCTAACAGCAGTAAACTAGTGAATGGAAACTGTTCAAGAGATTTCTCCAATGGAGGAGACCTCTCTGATGTAGAATTTG atTCCTCCATCTCCAACGCTTCAGGAGCAGAAAGTCTAGCCATTCAGCCTCAGAAACTTTTGATCTTGGATGCACGCTCTTATGCAGCTGCAGTGGCAAACAGGGCCAAAGGGGGAGGCTGTGAATGCCCAG AGTATTATCCAAACTGTGAAGTAGTGTTTATGGGAATGGCAAACATCCATTCTATTCGGAAGAGCTTTCAGTCGCTGCGTTTGCTCTGCACACAAATGCCGGACCCAGGAAA CTGGCTGTCAGCTCTGGAAAGCACCAAATGGCTGCAACATTTGTCTGTCCTTCTGAAATCGGCACTTCTGGTAGTTCATGCAGTGGACAGAGATCAGCGGCCCGTCTTGGTACACTGCTCAGATGGCTGGGACAGAACCCCGCAGATAGTGGCTCTGGCTAAGCTGCTGCTGGATCCATATTACAGGACCATCGAG GGTTTCCAGGTGCTTGTGGAGATGGAGTGGCTGGATTTTGGCCATAAGTTTGCCGATCGCTGTGGTCATGGTGAGAATTCGGATGACCTGAATGAACGATGCCCAGTGTTCCTGCAGTGGCTCGACTGTGTCCATCAGCTCCAGAGGCAGTTCCCCTGCTCTTTCGAGTTTAATGAAGCATTCCTT GTCAAGTTGGTGCAGCACACATACTCCTGCCTCTTTGGTACATTCCTGTGCAACAACGCGAAGGAGAGAGGTGAAAAGCACACCCAAGAGAGGACCTGTTCAGTTTGGTCTCTGCTGCGAGCAGGAAACAAAGCCTTCAAAAATCTGCTTTACTCCTCCCAATCAGAATCT gtGCTGTATCCTGTGTGCCACGTGCGAAACCTCATGCTGTGGAGTGCCGTTTACTTGCCATGTTCTTCCCCTTCGACCCCTGCGGATGACACCTGTGCCCCTTACCCAGTCCCAGGTTCCAGCCCTGAAGATCAGCCTCTGGGCAG GCTGCCAAAGACAAGGTCATTTGACAATCTGACAATGGCTGGTGACAGCAGCGTACCGACAACCAACCGGCGTAGTAGCGACCCCAGCCTCAACGAGAAGTGGCAGGAGCACCGCCGGTCCCTGGAGCTGAGCAGCCTTGGGAACCCGGAGGACGACCCCTTTGACGGAGAATGTGTGAGCAAACAAGGCAGGACTCTGGTTGGAGCAGAGCTTTCAGTGGCTGTAGCAGAGGGGCAGATGGAGAACATTTTGCAAGAGGCTACCAAGGAGGAAGTGAGCCTGGAGGAGTGTGTGAGGGGCGTTCCAGAAACGGCAAGTAAAGAAGGGGGAGAGGACACTGCTCTTGATAAGGAAAGCAGGACTGAGAACCTGGACAGCTCTACTGATAACATGGGTGGGAAGACCGAACTGGATACAGCAACTTTATTAGACAATCCAGTTTCCAGCCCACAGATGGATTTACAGGGTGCTTTTGAGCTTCAGGGGCAAGATGAGCTCCATTACGATGTCCAGAAACCATCTCAGGTGAAGGAACTACGGCCTGGCTTTTTGGGCAATGCTGTAAATAGTAATATTCAAAGATCAGAGGAGGACAGTGTTAGTAGGCTACCTGTAGAGGTCAAAATCCCTCAGGGCACTCCCCAGCCCAGCCTCCCATTTCCTGTCCTGCATGAGATGGGAACATCAAACATGGAGAGCTCTACGGAAACTTTAACAGAGAATGGGGCAAAGACGGAGCTGATCCAGAATGTCTCTTGCCATTGGCTCCATCCCATGGACAACAGTGCTGGCGAACTTTCCCGCACTGTCGAAAGTCGGCCTGAGAACGAGGACTCAATAGAGCTACACAAACTGGCAGCGGACCTAAACAGGACTACTAAGAGCAGCAGCTTACATGACCCAATGCCTTCACCTTGTGCCTTGCCTTTAGCTGACTATAAAGAGATTGTGTGCAATGGAGAGCTGGAGCCTGAGAACAAGGTGGCAGAGAGCCCGGCAGGGTTCAGTGTTACCCAGAAATACCCTGCACCAAACGGACACTGTGTGAACGGGGAGGAAGGCAGGGTAAAGGCTTCCCTCAGCCGACAGGTCTCTGCAGCTAGCTGTAGTTCTGCCCCGCTGCATCTGAGGAATTTGCACCACAAGTGGGTTCATGCTATTCCAGGCCGGCAGCAGACAGCAAACAGCCCGGACCAGCCTGCCCGGAGTCACCTGGATGACGATGGGATGCCAATCTATGCCGATGTCATTCAGCAGCGCCTCCGCCAGATTGAAAGTGGGCACCAGCAGGAAGTGGAGACTTTAAAGAAGCAGGTGCAGGAGCTGAGGAGCCGTCTAGAGAGCCAGTACCTGAACAGCTCGCTGCGTTTCAACGGGGATTATGGGGATGAAGTG
- the MTMR3 gene encoding phosphatidylinositol-3,5-bisphosphate 3-phosphatase MTMR3 isoform X12, producing the protein MDEETQHSLECIQANQIFPRKQLIREDENLQVPFPELHGESTEYVGRAEDAIIALSNYRLHIKFKESIVNRVCKLAACELSVPLQLIESVECRDIFQLHLTCKDCKVIRCQFSTFEQCQEWLKRLNNAIRPPSKIEDLFSFAYHAWCMEVYASEKEQHGDLCRPGEHVSSRFKNEVERMGFDMNNAWRISNINEKYKLCSSYPQELIVPVWITDKELESVAGFRSWKRIPAVVYRHQGNGAVISRCGQPEVSWWGWRNADDEHLVQSVAKACASDSKSNSSKLVNGNCSRDFSNGGDLSDVEFDSSISNASGAESLAIQPQKLLILDARSYAAAVANRAKGGGCECPEYYPNCEVVFMGMANIHSIRKSFQSLRLLCTQMPDPGNWLSALESTKWLQHLSVLLKSALLVVHAVDRDQRPVLVHCSDGWDRTPQIVALAKLLLDPYYRTIEGFQVLVEMEWLDFGHKFADRCGHGENSDDLNERCPVFLQWLDCVHQLQRQFPCSFEFNEAFLVKLVQHTYSCLFGTFLCNNAKERGEKHTQERTCSVWSLLRAGNKAFKNLLYSSQSESVLYPVCHVRNLMLWSAVYLPCSSPSTPADDTCAPYPVPGSSPEDQPLGRLPKTRSFDNLTMAGDSSVPTTNRRSSDPSLNEKWQEHRRSLELSSLGNPEDDPFDGECVSKQGRTLVGAELSVAVAEGQMENILQEATKEEVSLEECVRGVPETASKEGGEDTALDKESRTENLDSSTDNMGGKTELDTATLLDNPVSSPQMDLQGAFELQGQDELHYDVQKPSQVKELRPGFLGNAVNSNIQRSEEDSVSRLPVEVKIPQGTPQPSLPFPVLHEMGTSNMESSTETLTENGAKTELIQNVSCHWLHPMDNSAGELSRTVESRPENEDSIELHKLAADLNRTTKSSSLHDPMPSPCALPLADYKEIVCNGELEPENKVAESPAGFSVTQKYPAPNGHCVNGEEGRVKASLSRQVSAASCSSAPLHLRNLHHKWVHAIPGRQQTANSPDQPARSHLDDDGMPIYADVIQQRLRQIESGHQQEVETLKKQVQELRSRLESQYLNSSLRFNGDYGDEVTSIPDSESNLDQNCLSRCSTEIFSEASWEQVDKQDTEVTRWLPDHLAAHCYGCDSAFWLVSRKHHCRDPDRVDQT; encoded by the exons ATG GATGAAGAGACTCAACACAGCCTTGAATGCATCCAAGCTAATCAGATCTTCCCCAGGAAGCAGCTGATCCGTGAGGATGAGAATCTCCAG GTCCCGTTCCCCGAACTTCATGGGGAGAGCACTGAATACGTAGGTCGAGCTGAAGATGCCATCATTGCACTTTCCAACTATAGACTTCACATCAAATTTAAGGAATCAATTGTGAAT AGAGTCTGTAAACTTGCCGCTTGTGAGCTCTCA GTTCCATTGCAGCTTATAGAGAGTGTTGAATGCCGGGATATATTTCAGCTTCACTTGACTTGTAAGGACTGCAAAGTTATcag atgtCAGTTCTCTACTTTTGAGCAGTGTCAAGAGTGGCTTAAACGGCTGAACAATGCCATCCGCCCTCCTTCAAAGATAGAGGATCTCTTTTCATTTGCTTACCACGCCTGGTGTATGGAGGTGTATGCTAGTGAAAAAGAACAGCATGGTGATTTGTGTCGACCAG GAGAACATGTAAGTTCGAGATTTAAAAATGAGGTTGAACGGATGGGTTTTGATATGAACAATGCCTGGAGGATCTCCAACATCAACGAGAAGTACAA GCTTTGTAGCAGCTACCCTCAAGAACTCATAGTTCCTGTTTGGATCACAGACAAAGAGCTGGAAAGTGTGGCAGGCTTCCGATCTTGGAAACGCATCCCTGCTGTGGTTTACAG GCATCAGGGCAATGGGGCGGTCATTTCCCGTTGTGGGCAGCCAGAGGTCAGCTGGTGGGGCTGGAGAAATGCTGATGACGAACATCTTGTCCAGTCAGTGGCCAAAGCTTGTGCCTCAGATTCCAAGTCTAACAGCAGTAAACTAGTGAATGGAAACTGTTCAAGAGATTTCTCCAATGGAGGAGACCTCTCTGATGTAGAATTTG atTCCTCCATCTCCAACGCTTCAGGAGCAGAAAGTCTAGCCATTCAGCCTCAGAAACTTTTGATCTTGGATGCACGCTCTTATGCAGCTGCAGTGGCAAACAGGGCCAAAGGGGGAGGCTGTGAATGCCCAG AGTATTATCCAAACTGTGAAGTAGTGTTTATGGGAATGGCAAACATCCATTCTATTCGGAAGAGCTTTCAGTCGCTGCGTTTGCTCTGCACACAAATGCCGGACCCAGGAAA CTGGCTGTCAGCTCTGGAAAGCACCAAATGGCTGCAACATTTGTCTGTCCTTCTGAAATCGGCACTTCTGGTAGTTCATGCAGTGGACAGAGATCAGCGGCCCGTCTTGGTACACTGCTCAGATGGCTGGGACAGAACCCCGCAGATAGTGGCTCTGGCTAAGCTGCTGCTGGATCCATATTACAGGACCATCGAG GGTTTCCAGGTGCTTGTGGAGATGGAGTGGCTGGATTTTGGCCATAAGTTTGCCGATCGCTGTGGTCATGGTGAGAATTCGGATGACCTGAATGAACGATGCCCAGTGTTCCTGCAGTGGCTCGACTGTGTCCATCAGCTCCAGAGGCAGTTCCCCTGCTCTTTCGAGTTTAATGAAGCATTCCTT GTCAAGTTGGTGCAGCACACATACTCCTGCCTCTTTGGTACATTCCTGTGCAACAACGCGAAGGAGAGAGGTGAAAAGCACACCCAAGAGAGGACCTGTTCAGTTTGGTCTCTGCTGCGAGCAGGAAACAAAGCCTTCAAAAATCTGCTTTACTCCTCCCAATCAGAATCT gtGCTGTATCCTGTGTGCCACGTGCGAAACCTCATGCTGTGGAGTGCCGTTTACTTGCCATGTTCTTCCCCTTCGACCCCTGCGGATGACACCTGTGCCCCTTACCCAGTCCCAGGTTCCAGCCCTGAAGATCAGCCTCTGGGCAG GCTGCCAAAGACAAGGTCATTTGACAATCTGACAATGGCTGGTGACAGCAGCGTACCGACAACCAACCGGCGTAGTAGCGACCCCAGCCTCAACGAGAAGTGGCAGGAGCACCGCCGGTCCCTGGAGCTGAGCAGCCTTGGGAACCCGGAGGACGACCCCTTTGACGGAGAATGTGTGAGCAAACAAGGCAGGACTCTGGTTGGAGCAGAGCTTTCAGTGGCTGTAGCAGAGGGGCAGATGGAGAACATTTTGCAAGAGGCTACCAAGGAGGAAGTGAGCCTGGAGGAGTGTGTGAGGGGCGTTCCAGAAACGGCAAGTAAAGAAGGGGGAGAGGACACTGCTCTTGATAAGGAAAGCAGGACTGAGAACCTGGACAGCTCTACTGATAACATGGGTGGGAAGACCGAACTGGATACAGCAACTTTATTAGACAATCCAGTTTCCAGCCCACAGATGGATTTACAGGGTGCTTTTGAGCTTCAGGGGCAAGATGAGCTCCATTACGATGTCCAGAAACCATCTCAGGTGAAGGAACTACGGCCTGGCTTTTTGGGCAATGCTGTAAATAGTAATATTCAAAGATCAGAGGAGGACAGTGTTAGTAGGCTACCTGTAGAGGTCAAAATCCCTCAGGGCACTCCCCAGCCCAGCCTCCCATTTCCTGTCCTGCATGAGATGGGAACATCAAACATGGAGAGCTCTACGGAAACTTTAACAGAGAATGGGGCAAAGACGGAGCTGATCCAGAATGTCTCTTGCCATTGGCTCCATCCCATGGACAACAGTGCTGGCGAACTTTCCCGCACTGTCGAAAGTCGGCCTGAGAACGAGGACTCAATAGAGCTACACAAACTGGCAGCGGACCTAAACAGGACTACTAAGAGCAGCAGCTTACATGACCCAATGCCTTCACCTTGTGCCTTGCCTTTAGCTGACTATAAAGAGATTGTGTGCAATGGAGAGCTGGAGCCTGAGAACAAGGTGGCAGAGAGCCCGGCAGGGTTCAGTGTTACCCAGAAATACCCTGCACCAAACGGACACTGTGTGAACGGGGAGGAAGGCAGGGTAAAGGCTTCCCTCAGCCGACAGGTCTCTGCAGCTAGCTGTAGTTCTGCCCCGCTGCATCTGAGGAATTTGCACCACAAGTGGGTTCATGCTATTCCAGGCCGGCAGCAGACAGCAAACAGCCCGGACCAGCCTGCCCGGAGTCACCTGGATGACGATGGGATGCCAATCTATGCCGATGTCATTCAGCAGCGCCTCCGCCAGATTGAAAGTGGGCACCAGCAGGAAGTGGAGACTTTAAAGAAGCAGGTGCAGGAGCTGAGGAGCCGTCTAGAGAGCCAGTACCTGAACAGCTCGCTGCGTTTCAACGGGGATTATGGGGATGAAGTG
- the MTMR3 gene encoding phosphatidylinositol-3,5-bisphosphate 3-phosphatase MTMR3 isoform X14 — protein sequence MDEETQHSLECIQANQIFPRKQLIREDENLQVPFPELHGESTEYVGRAEDAIIALSNYRLHIKFKESIVNRVCKLAACELSVPLQLIESVECRDIFQLHLTCKDCKVIRCQFSTFEQCQEWLKRLNNAIRPPSKIEDLFSFAYHAWCMEVYASEKEQHGDLCRPGEHVSSRFKNEVERMGFDMNNAWRISNINEKYKLCSSYPQELIVPVWITDKELESVAGFRSWKRIPAVVYRHQGNGAVISRCGQPEVSWWGWRNADDEHLVQSVAKACASDSKSNSSKLVNGNCSRDFSNGGDLSDVEFDSSISNASGAESLAIQPQKLLILDARSYAAAVANRAKGGGCECPEYYPNCEVVFMGMANIHSIRKSFQSLRLLCTQMPDPGNWLSALESTKWLQHLSVLLKSALLVVHAVDRDQRPVLVHCSDGWDRTPQIVALAKLLLDPYYRTIEGFQVLVEMEWLDFGHKFADRCGHGENSDDLNERCPVFLQWLDCVHQLQRQFPCSFEFNEAFLVKLVQHTYSCLFGTFLCNNAKERGEKHTQERTCSVWSLLRAGNKAFKNLLYSSQSESVLYPVCHVRNLMLWSAVYLPCSSPSTPADDTCAPYPVPGSSPEDQPLGRLPKTRSFDNLTMAGDSSVPTTNRRSSDPSLNEKWQEHRRSLELSSLGNPEDDPFDGECVSKQGRTLVGAELSVAVAEGQMENILQEATKEEVSLEECVRGVPETASKEGGEDTALDKESRTENLDSSTDNMGGKTELDTATLLDNPVSSPQMDLQGAFELQGQDELHYDVQKPSQVKELRPGFLGNAVNSNIQRSEEDSVSRLPVEVKIPQGTPQPSLPFPVLHEMGTSNMESSTETLTENGAKTELIQNVSCHWLHPMDNSAGELSRTVESRPENEDSIELHKLAADLNRTTKSSSLHDPMPSPCALPLADYKEIVCNGELEPENKVAESPAGFSVTQKYPAPNGHCVNGEEGRVKASLSRQVSAASCSSAPLHLRNLHHKWVHAIPGRQQTANSPDQPARSHLDDDGMPIYADVIQQRLRQIESGHQQEVETLKKQVQELRSRLESQYLNSSLRFNGDYGDEVNF from the exons ATG GATGAAGAGACTCAACACAGCCTTGAATGCATCCAAGCTAATCAGATCTTCCCCAGGAAGCAGCTGATCCGTGAGGATGAGAATCTCCAG GTCCCGTTCCCCGAACTTCATGGGGAGAGCACTGAATACGTAGGTCGAGCTGAAGATGCCATCATTGCACTTTCCAACTATAGACTTCACATCAAATTTAAGGAATCAATTGTGAAT AGAGTCTGTAAACTTGCCGCTTGTGAGCTCTCA GTTCCATTGCAGCTTATAGAGAGTGTTGAATGCCGGGATATATTTCAGCTTCACTTGACTTGTAAGGACTGCAAAGTTATcag atgtCAGTTCTCTACTTTTGAGCAGTGTCAAGAGTGGCTTAAACGGCTGAACAATGCCATCCGCCCTCCTTCAAAGATAGAGGATCTCTTTTCATTTGCTTACCACGCCTGGTGTATGGAGGTGTATGCTAGTGAAAAAGAACAGCATGGTGATTTGTGTCGACCAG GAGAACATGTAAGTTCGAGATTTAAAAATGAGGTTGAACGGATGGGTTTTGATATGAACAATGCCTGGAGGATCTCCAACATCAACGAGAAGTACAA GCTTTGTAGCAGCTACCCTCAAGAACTCATAGTTCCTGTTTGGATCACAGACAAAGAGCTGGAAAGTGTGGCAGGCTTCCGATCTTGGAAACGCATCCCTGCTGTGGTTTACAG GCATCAGGGCAATGGGGCGGTCATTTCCCGTTGTGGGCAGCCAGAGGTCAGCTGGTGGGGCTGGAGAAATGCTGATGACGAACATCTTGTCCAGTCAGTGGCCAAAGCTTGTGCCTCAGATTCCAAGTCTAACAGCAGTAAACTAGTGAATGGAAACTGTTCAAGAGATTTCTCCAATGGAGGAGACCTCTCTGATGTAGAATTTG atTCCTCCATCTCCAACGCTTCAGGAGCAGAAAGTCTAGCCATTCAGCCTCAGAAACTTTTGATCTTGGATGCACGCTCTTATGCAGCTGCAGTGGCAAACAGGGCCAAAGGGGGAGGCTGTGAATGCCCAG AGTATTATCCAAACTGTGAAGTAGTGTTTATGGGAATGGCAAACATCCATTCTATTCGGAAGAGCTTTCAGTCGCTGCGTTTGCTCTGCACACAAATGCCGGACCCAGGAAA CTGGCTGTCAGCTCTGGAAAGCACCAAATGGCTGCAACATTTGTCTGTCCTTCTGAAATCGGCACTTCTGGTAGTTCATGCAGTGGACAGAGATCAGCGGCCCGTCTTGGTACACTGCTCAGATGGCTGGGACAGAACCCCGCAGATAGTGGCTCTGGCTAAGCTGCTGCTGGATCCATATTACAGGACCATCGAG GGTTTCCAGGTGCTTGTGGAGATGGAGTGGCTGGATTTTGGCCATAAGTTTGCCGATCGCTGTGGTCATGGTGAGAATTCGGATGACCTGAATGAACGATGCCCAGTGTTCCTGCAGTGGCTCGACTGTGTCCATCAGCTCCAGAGGCAGTTCCCCTGCTCTTTCGAGTTTAATGAAGCATTCCTT GTCAAGTTGGTGCAGCACACATACTCCTGCCTCTTTGGTACATTCCTGTGCAACAACGCGAAGGAGAGAGGTGAAAAGCACACCCAAGAGAGGACCTGTTCAGTTTGGTCTCTGCTGCGAGCAGGAAACAAAGCCTTCAAAAATCTGCTTTACTCCTCCCAATCAGAATCT gtGCTGTATCCTGTGTGCCACGTGCGAAACCTCATGCTGTGGAGTGCCGTTTACTTGCCATGTTCTTCCCCTTCGACCCCTGCGGATGACACCTGTGCCCCTTACCCAGTCCCAGGTTCCAGCCCTGAAGATCAGCCTCTGGGCAG GCTGCCAAAGACAAGGTCATTTGACAATCTGACAATGGCTGGTGACAGCAGCGTACCGACAACCAACCGGCGTAGTAGCGACCCCAGCCTCAACGAGAAGTGGCAGGAGCACCGCCGGTCCCTGGAGCTGAGCAGCCTTGGGAACCCGGAGGACGACCCCTTTGACGGAGAATGTGTGAGCAAACAAGGCAGGACTCTGGTTGGAGCAGAGCTTTCAGTGGCTGTAGCAGAGGGGCAGATGGAGAACATTTTGCAAGAGGCTACCAAGGAGGAAGTGAGCCTGGAGGAGTGTGTGAGGGGCGTTCCAGAAACGGCAAGTAAAGAAGGGGGAGAGGACACTGCTCTTGATAAGGAAAGCAGGACTGAGAACCTGGACAGCTCTACTGATAACATGGGTGGGAAGACCGAACTGGATACAGCAACTTTATTAGACAATCCAGTTTCCAGCCCACAGATGGATTTACAGGGTGCTTTTGAGCTTCAGGGGCAAGATGAGCTCCATTACGATGTCCAGAAACCATCTCAGGTGAAGGAACTACGGCCTGGCTTTTTGGGCAATGCTGTAAATAGTAATATTCAAAGATCAGAGGAGGACAGTGTTAGTAGGCTACCTGTAGAGGTCAAAATCCCTCAGGGCACTCCCCAGCCCAGCCTCCCATTTCCTGTCCTGCATGAGATGGGAACATCAAACATGGAGAGCTCTACGGAAACTTTAACAGAGAATGGGGCAAAGACGGAGCTGATCCAGAATGTCTCTTGCCATTGGCTCCATCCCATGGACAACAGTGCTGGCGAACTTTCCCGCACTGTCGAAAGTCGGCCTGAGAACGAGGACTCAATAGAGCTACACAAACTGGCAGCGGACCTAAACAGGACTACTAAGAGCAGCAGCTTACATGACCCAATGCCTTCACCTTGTGCCTTGCCTTTAGCTGACTATAAAGAGATTGTGTGCAATGGAGAGCTGGAGCCTGAGAACAAGGTGGCAGAGAGCCCGGCAGGGTTCAGTGTTACCCAGAAATACCCTGCACCAAACGGACACTGTGTGAACGGGGAGGAAGGCAGGGTAAAGGCTTCCCTCAGCCGACAGGTCTCTGCAGCTAGCTGTAGTTCTGCCCCGCTGCATCTGAGGAATTTGCACCACAAGTGGGTTCATGCTATTCCAGGCCGGCAGCAGACAGCAAACAGCCCGGACCAGCCTGCCCGGAGTCACCTGGATGACGATGGGATGCCAATCTATGCCGATGTCATTCAGCAGCGCCTCCGCCAGATTGAAAGTGGGCACCAGCAGGAAGTGGAGACTTTAAAGAAGCAGGTGCAGGAGCTGAGGAGCCGTCTAGAGAGCCAGTACCTGAACAGCTCGCTGCGTTTCAACGGGGATTATGGGGATGAAGTG